Within the Acidobacteriota bacterium genome, the region CTACAAGGGGAATCTGAAAACGGGGCTGGTAATGTGTATGTTAATTATCGCCGCGGTCGGCGGTTTGCGCGCTCAGAGCGGTACGCCTCTGGCCGTGCCGGCGGAGTTTGTCCGTGAGTTGTCCCTGCCGGGGACCCTGAATCACTATCTGAGGCCCGGCCGAATCCTCGTTGATCGTACGTCGGATGAGGTGTACGTAGCTGATCCGGGGCACAACCGGATCGTTATCCACGACGCTGAGGGGGTTTTCCGTTACGAGTTTTCGATCAGCCAGCACTGTGGTGCGCCGAGGGATATCGCGGTCGATTCCCGCGGCTTGATTTATGTTCTCGGTTCGAACCGCGACGGGCAGGGTGTCTTTGTGTTTGACTACGACGGTCAGTTTCTCCGCACCCTTGATTTCGGCCCGGCGTTCGACGGTGCAGATTATGACCTGCGGACGATCGCTATCGACGGCCGGGATCGGCTTTACCTGCTTGATGAGCGGGGTTGTCGCGTTGTCCGATATTCCGCGGACGGGCGGGCGGAGGCCGAATTCCCGGTGGCAGGCAGTCTGGACGAGAAGGACAGACGTGAACTCGTATTCGGATCGCTGTGCGTCTCGGGAGACGAGGTTTACGTGCCGGCAGCCTCGGCGGGCACCGTCTATCGTTATGATCCGGACGGTCGACTGCTGGGCACAATCGGCTACAAGGGTAACAACCTCGGCGAGTTGAATTTTCCGATCTCGGTGGCCGTGACGGGTGACGGGATCGTCCTGGTGCTGGACAAGCACCGCTACGCTGTGGTCTGTTTCACTCCCGACGGCAAGTTTCTCGCTGAGTTCGGAGGAAAAGGGGTCAATCCCGGCTGGTTTTATCATCCGACGTGGCTGGCCGTTGACGGCAAGGACCGCGTATACGTCGGCCAGATCTTTCAAAACAGGGTACAGGTCTGCCGTGTGCCGGCGATTGTGCGTGAAAGGCAGCGCCGGTTGCAGGGCGATCGTGCCGTTGAGGGACAAGAACTTTCCAGGTTGGTGAGATATAGCACTGTCAATGAGAGGTCGTTTGGCGGCGGTGCCGGGGGGGCACGGTAGACCTGGCATTACATCTTTGATACTGCAAGTTAGATTAAGAGTACAGGGTAACAAACTCAGCGCATCACTGAATCAACCACTGTAAGGAGGTATGCAATGCGTAAACTACTTCTGCTGGCAGTCGGCATCTGTCTGGTGGTAAGCGGCAGCAGCTTCGCTTTCCACGATGCAGGTGTCGCCCACTGTAACGGCTGCCACACCATGCACAACAGCGAGGACGGCGCGTTTGTCGACCCGGACAGCCCGGATGGCAACGCGTGGTTGCTCATGGACGAGACGCCGAGTGACGTCTGCCTGTCCTGCCACGCGACCAGTCGGGGTGCCGTCTTCGGCGACGACCCGCTGGCCCCGCCGAATGTTGTCGGCGGCGGCAACTTCGTGTTCCTTCTTGAGGATAACCTCAACGACGGGCACGGTGGCGCTACGGAGCCGATCAGCGGCGACGCGGCCGGTCATAACGTCGATGCGCCGTCGAAAGGCGTCGGCGCGGACGCTACGCTGCTTTCGTCCCCGGGCGGTGGCTTCCCGTCTTCCGAATTGGGTTGTTCGAGTTGTCATGATCCGCATGGCAACACGAATTTCCGGCTGCTTTACGGCGTCGGTGTTATACAGGACGGCCTGTTTACATTCACTGAGGCCGCCCCGGTGGCCGAGGGACTGAGCATCAACAGCGGCGTAGAGGCCAATGACAGTCACACTGCCTACAAGTCGGGCATGAGCGCCTGGTGTGGTAACTGTCACGGCGACTTCCACGCTCCTCCCGGCTCCAAGATGGTCCACCCGACTGACCGTGCTCTGGGCGGCTCCATTGCCACCAACTACAACCTTTACAACGGCACGGTGGATCTGACCGGTGGTGCTCAGGCCACGGCGTATCTCGCAGCGGTGCCGTTTGAGGATGGGGCGAATACGACGACCTCGACGGCCGGGCCGTCGTCGGGGAGCAGCCGGGTCATGTGCCTGACCTGCCACCGCGCCCACGGTTCATCGGCACCGAACGCCGGTCGCTGGGACTTTAACATGACTCTGCTCGAAGAAGACGGGTTGGAGTCGGGATCGTACGCGATTCCGGATCCGTACGCCAGCCCCAACCAGCGTTCGCTGTGCAACAAGTGCCACGTGAAGGACGCTGGTGACGAGATTCTATAAGAGGTAGCCGTTACCAGTCCCGTGTCCCCGGGTTTCCCGGGGGATTGGCACGGTACCGAACACACTCAGAACGCCCGGGCTGACAGCCCGGGCGTTTTGTACGGGACGGGTCAAACGGTACGTGGCGTGAGACGACGACTTTTCAAACGAGCCGCCGCGCGGATGGCGTGCCTCTTTGCGGGGGCTGCTGCGTTCATCAGCCTGGCACCGTGGCCGGCGCCGGCTGCGTTCTCGCAGGCGTCAAGCCGGGCTGAGAAGGCCCAGGTGGTCGTCTATATTGAGACCGCGGTCTCAACGGCCGAGGGCGTCAGCCTGGCCTTTGACTCGATTGTCCTGGCAGGCGACGACGTCGAGGTTTCCCTCGCGCTCCGCCGCACGGCGGTCAGCTCGATTGATGACGCCGGACGTCAGGTGCTGCTGGCCGAGCAGGCCATTCAGCCCGGAGCATATGAATGGCTGCGTCTTTACGCGCACGGCGTGCCGGCGGTGACGGGTGATGCGACCACAGGGGTGGCCGTGGCCGGGGGACGCATAGACGTTGCCGTTGACCTGGAGATCGGTCAGGGAACGGCAGAGCCGGTTTTCCTGACCTGGACTCCAACGTCGGTGCGGCGCGACGGCGGCGTCTACGCCGCCCGGGTGGCCTGGAGCCGGGCCGATATTCCGCCGCCGGGTTCGCTGGTGTTTGTAAGCAACGAGGGGTCGGACAACCTTTCCGTGGTCAATCGCTTTTCCCGGCGGGTCGTCGACGTTATCAAAGTGGGGCTGGCGCCGCGTGGATTGGTTTATTCCCCGTTTTCGCAGCAACTGTTTGTGGCCAACTCCGGTGACAACAGTATCGACGTTATCGACGTCCCGACGAGGCAGCCTCTGCGCACGGTGCCGCTGGTATTCGGTGACACGCCCAGCCGCCTGGAGCTGTCACCCGACGAGCGGCTTCTGTACGTTCTCAACTACGGTTCGAGCAGCCTGGCGGTCTTCGATACCCAATCGTTCCAGGAAGTGGGGCGTTACAGCCTGGGATCGAGCCCCGTCGGCATAGCCACCAACCGGTTGAGCGGGTACGTCTATGTTACCAACCGGCTTTCCGATAACGTCAACGTCTACGAGCCGGTGAACCAGTCGGTAACGACCACTTATGCCGCAGGTACTTCACCCACCGAATTGATTCTAAACAGCCGCGCGGGCTCCCTTTACGTGTGCCATGACGGCCAGCGGACGCTCACAGTATTGAATGCGCGGACCGGCGAGCAGACCGGTACGATGAACCTCTGCTCGGAGGCAACGGGACTTGCCTACAATCAGACTTCCAACCAGTTGTACGTGGCCTCGGGTCGCTGCTCGGAAATCGGCGTCTTCAAACCTGAGAACGAGCT harbors:
- a CDS encoding NHL repeat-containing protein, which translates into the protein MLIIAAVGGLRAQSGTPLAVPAEFVRELSLPGTLNHYLRPGRILVDRTSDEVYVADPGHNRIVIHDAEGVFRYEFSISQHCGAPRDIAVDSRGLIYVLGSNRDGQGVFVFDYDGQFLRTLDFGPAFDGADYDLRTIAIDGRDRLYLLDERGCRVVRYSADGRAEAEFPVAGSLDEKDRRELVFGSLCVSGDEVYVPAASAGTVYRYDPDGRLLGTIGYKGNNLGELNFPISVAVTGDGIVLVLDKHRYAVVCFTPDGKFLAEFGGKGVNPGWFYHPTWLAVDGKDRVYVGQIFQNRVQVCRVPAIVRERQRRLQGDRAVEGQELSRLVRYSTVNERSFGGGAGGAR
- a CDS encoding YncE family protein; its protein translation is MRRRLFKRAAARMACLFAGAAAFISLAPWPAPAAFSQASSRAEKAQVVVYIETAVSTAEGVSLAFDSIVLAGDDVEVSLALRRTAVSSIDDAGRQVLLAEQAIQPGAYEWLRLYAHGVPAVTGDATTGVAVAGGRIDVAVDLEIGQGTAEPVFLTWTPTSVRRDGGVYAARVAWSRADIPPPGSLVFVSNEGSDNLSVVNRFSRRVVDVIKVGLAPRGLVYSPFSQQLFVANSGDNSIDVIDVPTRQPLRTVPLVFGDTPSRLELSPDERLLYVLNYGSSSLAVFDTQSFQEVGRYSLGSSPVGIATNRLSGYVYVTNRLSDNVNVYEPVNQSVTTTYAAGTSPTELILNSRAGSLYVCHDGQRTLTVLNARTGEQTGTMNLCSEATGLAYNQTSNQLYVASGRCSEIGVFKPENELNVGTVRLPDKPGLITIDPENRQLFAVLPEADALAVVNIITREMTAVIDTGHRPYQAVVPR